A stretch of the Leopardus geoffroyi isolate Oge1 chromosome B2, O.geoffroyi_Oge1_pat1.0, whole genome shotgun sequence genome encodes the following:
- the LOC123608605 gene encoding glycine-rich protein 1-like translates to MVVCIHPAPDAAFVLVALARLGAARPPPAAQPRPAGADRRRRGGRGEGARARARLGRSGRRALGARGGGGAGAGAGAAAAAAAAAAAEAAPRLGCLQFGAAGGRGRVLGVS, encoded by the coding sequence ATGGTTGTTTGCATCCACCCAGCCCCGGATGCTGCCTTTGTTTTGGTCGCCCTAGCTCGGCTCGGGGCCGCCCGGCCGCCTCCCGCAGCCCAGCCTCGGCCGGCGGGGGCGGACAGGCGGAGGCGCGGCGGGCGCGGCGAGGGGGCGAGGGCTCGCGCCAGGCTCGGCCGATCCGGGCGTCGCGCGCtgggcgcgcggggcgggggcggggctggggctggggccggggctgccgccgccgccgccgccgccgccgccgccgaggcTGCTCCCAGGCTCGGCTGCCTCCAGTTTGGGgctgcaggagggagagggagagtttTGGGTGTCAGTTAG